ATGCTGCACACTAATGTATAACACCAGATACTCTTAAAATCCAAGGATTTACTGTTACACTTCCAGGCTAGCTTCTTTCAGCAGCAGTAACACGAAGGGCTCTGTTTCAGAAAACACAACCAAAAAAGAACATGGCTGCACAAATCAAAATGTTGTAGGTGACAACAGCAGCTCCGGCAACAAAAATATAAAGTGGCTAATTGAAGGTAGCAAATGTGAAGCTTAGAAGGAGATTAGACAGTTAAAATATcatacaaaagaaaataaggTTCCTCAGTTTTTGTCTCCAAATCATGCTATTGGCTTATCAGGCAACGGGACATGCAACAAGAGGCTTAAGCGAACTTCAAATTCTAGAAAGAGAAACAACCTCAGTTGGTGGTTGTCATACTGTTTAAAGCCGAATCCTAAAGCGATTAAAAGCCTTTAGACAATTGAGTTGGTCAAGAATCAGCACAGCATGGGATGCCTATGAATTTATGTATTCTTTCAAATGAACCCGAAATAATCAAATGAAATCATTTGGAATATAGCCTGCTTGATCAGATTAACTCACCTGCAAAGCTCGGTTATAAATTCTATAATCCACTATGTTGCCATGCACTTCAATTCATAATGCAGTTAAGATTCTTGCTAAAGCAGATGAGCAGATGAACAGCTGCAAGGGAACAAAGTCTCAGAGGAACAATGACTATTCCCAAATGCTGTGATAAGGCCATCCAACAAGTTATAACTCCACACCTACAAATGCAAGAAATCAGGTTAAACTCCTTACAAGTATAAACAATAAAAGAGTCACTAAGAAAAGCAATTAGAATTCTCCTGGGCTTATAGTGCTTCGAAGCTCCTGcaaaacaaattgaaatttcaGAAAAACCGACATGAGAAACACAGATAtgagaaaaacataaaaaaccATTAATAACCACCAATTTGTTACAATCTACTTGAAAGAACAGTATGAGGACAAACCATACATAAGTATGTTTGACTGGGCCAGCAAATCCTGCCACTTCAAAACACCACTCATAAAATACTTGCATTCCATGTATCAAAGATAAGATCCATAACATAAGAATGTTTTATTGAGTATCACACATCATCACAAGATAATTATAAAGGTAATAGGAAACTTGGATCAGACACAATCTTTATGCATGTTCATCAAAAACAATGCAGTGACTAATTTATACCTAATAATGTTACAGTCATAATAACAGGAGTAATAaccagaataaaaaaaaagagaagaaaataaaaaagcacaATAAACAAATAACTAATCCAGAACCAGACTATCAAGTCAAATTTACGAACGAAAATCACATCATTGTACCAACGGGTGTTGCTCTACACGACAACTAACAATACTAACAGGAAGTAATCGTGAGTAACTCTAAAGGTACTCCTCAGATAACAACTCTCGCCATTAGAATCACAGGTCAGCTTAAAAGGAGATGGAAAAGGAGTTTCAAAGTTAAATAGTTACAGCAAACATATCCAATTAACTGATACTACAAAGGAGCTTCAATAGTGTCTCATCATGTTCATAACACATCCGATTCCCTTCCGAGCCTACAGTAAGAAGTTCTTATTCCAATGAAGTGAAAGAGAGgggagaagtagaagaagatggaaaaaggaagaaaaagtaGGATAAGTAGAGGAACTAGTGATCTCTAAATCATGTCCATGCCGTCTCCAATTTGACCCAACATTGGAGAGACCGCACTAAAGGACCTCTCAAACGGAGAAGGGTGCATTTGGGCATCACGCTTGCGCTTAAAAGCACATCCCTCGGAGTTCTCAACTTCGAGCCTCCTCCTAACTCCTCTCACCACCTGCGCCTCTGCCGGTGAAAGAGGAAAAACCTGTCCACTCACTCTGCAAAGAGAGTTATGGTTATCGTACAGAATTCTCTGGTTACAGTTCTTATCGCAGATATGTGTGATTCCAGTTAGTTTGCAACGGTACATGTTCCCAAATATGTGTTCGTTCTGGCATCTCACATCACACTTGTGACAAGGGATCGGCCCTTCTGTGTTAAGAATACTGGACAAGAAAATCACATTGCTTGGCTCGGCAATCATAGATTTGCCAAATACCTCCATTGGACAGGCGGCCGAGAGAATCTTTGATGCTTGTTTCACTTTCTAGCACTGAAGGCTCTGCAACCCAAAAAATGACATGGATTTGCTTTAGCATTGAGTTGATTTTTCCTAAAGGACGTGCAACCAATGGAGATTATACCCCAAGTGCCCGCTCTTTTGATATGAAGCAGTTGAAAATTAACTTCGTGGCATAGAAAGACAAGTATTTCGAGAGGAAAAAGGGGTGCACAAGACATAAAACtgaaaggggggaaaaaaaaaaagcaagtgaaagaagaaagaaatgtaGAGGGGGTGATCAAACATATGCAATTCTGCTAGAAGAGATTACATCCAACCTGCAAAGTTGCAACCTTTCACTCTTATTATTAGAATTCTAAGCATATTTTAATTGGCATAGGTACAATATCAATGAGATGATTCCGAACATAATTAAAGAGTAAAATATATGAGAATAATCAAAAGATCTAGGCCTACATGAGCTTTCCTGAACCGTCCCCTACAAAATTATACAGCAATTCAACAACTACCACCTCTAACTATAATAGAAAACACTCAGATTTTACAACTAAAGACATAAAGACCGTAACTTTACTAACATACAACGCTATTAAACAAAAGAGGACCTTTTCTAAAACATCTGAAGAGCAGGAAAAAACCAATACTAGAGATCAAATCTTTGAGCTAAACTCTTAAATATCCGTCTCGCTTCATAATCCGATCCAATATGATGGAAACACATAAAAAGCAATAAATTTACAGCAACAAGCTCAAACAACAAGAATTCAACCTACTACAAAATAAAATCGACCTGAGATGATGATAATAAGGCTCTCCCAGTTAAACATTCTAAAACCCCCCCTACGTCGTGATAACAAAACCTAACCCTAATTGTTTTTTACCCAAATTCGAAGCGAAAGAGACGAATACTCACAGTGGGAAGAGCTCGGGAAAGGGTAACGacgcagagaaaaaaaaaaaacacaaaattgagAAGAGAATCGCGTGGATCGCCCTCGCTTCGAGGATCGGACTCCTTCTagctccctccctctctctctctctctctctctctctctcttccactTCGCACGCGGAGAGCGAGTCAAAAAACGCTCCCGTAGGGGGCGATGGGGAGAGGTATTTATATGGGCCCTCCAAAAAGTGTCGGCCCAAAACGAAAGGAAATGGCATGGAAATTGTGTCGAAATGGGCTCACATCAGACATTGCGAGCTCATTTAGCTCGAGCCGTTACTCcgctcggctcggctcggctaGGCCTCGACTTGTAACACGGTCCCATTTGAGAGTGCACGAAgaaaattctttctttttttaataaaaaatattacgaATTATACTAGAGCACAAAGAACCATATGTGTCAACTACGGGTGATTTTAAATttgctatctaattttttaaagttttaaatttactttataaacttttaatttgcttgatttaaatttatcaataatattttaatattaaaatttgaatttattgttTATCTTTAAAGATCTAATCAGTATATTTCATGCCGTTTTcattacttaatttattaagcaatttagcttaaattttaaaattaaaatattattgaatggttcaaatcaaataaattaaagatttatacaataaaattaaaatttttaaagattgaatagtggaattcaaaataatatataattttagaaataaacttagttgaaaaactgaatcaactagaattcaaatttgagatttcGAGTATCAACtattaattctttatcacttgctctaaggacgttgagtacatttatttatttatttatttagttttggCAATATTATATAGTTCTCGACgtataaaatttagtattatacagtttaaaattattattgttattattataggAAGTAGCAGGTTAATCGGGGTGAGCGACGCGTTATGATCGGCGAGGTTGTCGCGGAGGAGACCGGGGGGGGATCACGTGACTTATTAAATCGCGAAACGTGTCGGTCGATTGTGGGGCCCACTTCGCGACCCCTAGCGTGTATCTCGCTCCCCTCCCCAGCTTTTGGTGTCGTGTCGTGTGTTCGCGAAGCGGGTTGGCCCGCACGATGAGGATCCGACGGACGAACGAGCCCCGAGTGGCTCGACTTCGCAAAGTTGTTCAACTTCCGGAAAGGAGCAGTTTGGTGCTTTactttattagataaataataatataaacatCGATTTActttaattaagttaaaatttatttattttttactttaattatcACTATAAGTTTTATATGTTTCTACCATAAAACGATAAAATTACAGCTAAGTTCGGTTGATATGTTATTTTCCAAAAAGTGACatgaatattaatttttcttctagAAGACAATTTAAATTGTTCATTCCATTGGCAAGTCACTTTTCTAAGATAataaactaatttaataataatatttctgtGTTATTTCTTGATAGCTCAATTAATTTCTGTGTTATTTCTTGATAACTCAATTAATTATCACATTAttgttttatcaaaaaaattaatcataacttgaataatataatcaggttataataataaaaagtaaaattcagTGATTCAATTaatacaaattaaagtttgactaCCTAATCTTTAAAGTTTCACGAAAAGGACAACAGGCGTAGTTTACCCCCAAAACGCATTCAAAAGTTATAGAGAAGCCCCTCAGCTATGGGTCTATTTTATTGATTACACAATGTAAACaagagttttttaaaaaaatttgagtttttctttgtgtattcaaaaaaaaaaaaaaaaaaaatggagcttAAATTCATCTCTATTAActtagtaaattttattttcttcagaataataaaaactattgaatttaattaaattctaaataagcTTGATAAACTCTGCCAATATTTTGCTAGAATCATTTAATTTCACAAAATTAAAAGCTTAAAATATCTGAgtctaagaaaataaatatagagcATCATTTTACCAATCTAATGTTCGATAATTCAATCATCACCCTTTTTTGGTGGGGATAAAATGAATCATGCTCAAAACTTGCGTCAAAAAGCGTAGGATCCCCAGATCAAGTAAACCACCAGGTTAACCCATAACTAATTTTTGTCACCCTTACATAGTCAAATGAACTTACAATGATGGAATATTTTCTACGTGGCATAATATAGCAAAAACTTGTAATAATACGAGGGGAGAAACAAGAGACAAATACAAACATCATTCTAACCCAAACGGAAACTTCTTttcaaaaagggcaaaaaaaaacaaaacaaaacaaaagccaaaaaaaCACCACGTAAAAGTCAGATTTtcgttttatctttatcttcttttttttatataaactcACCAATCTTATCATGCCTAATTATAAGAGGTAATTATAAACTCGCCAATCTTATCACCAATCTTATCATGCCTAATCATCTCACATTTTGATATTTCT
This genomic interval from Ananas comosus cultivar F153 linkage group 8, ASM154086v1, whole genome shotgun sequence contains the following:
- the LOC109714515 gene encoding uncharacterized protein LOC109714515; amino-acid sequence: MEVFGKSMIAEPSNVIFLSSILNTEGPIPCHKCDVRCQNEHIFGNMYRCKLTGITHICDKNCNQRILYDNHNSLCRVSGQVFPLSPAEAQVVRGVRRRLEVENSEGCAFKRKRDAQMHPSPFERSFSAVSPMLGQIGDGMDMI